A stretch of DNA from Gimesia chilikensis:
TTCGAAAAACAGGGACTCGAATTCCAGTTGGGTTGCCGCGTCACCGGCGTCAAAGTCAACAAGAAAACCTGCGACGTGGAAATCGCTGACAGCAAGTCCATCCGCTGTGATCGCGTACTGGTCGCCGTCGGCAGACGTCCCAACACTGAAAACCTGGGTCTCGAAAACGTCGGTATCGAAGTCGATCAACGAGGATTCATTCCCGTAAACGCGCACTTCGAGACTTCTGCCAAAGGCGTTTACGCCATCGGCGATGTCATCGGCGGTGCCATGCTGGCCCACAAAGCGGAAGACGAAGGGGTCGCCTTCGCCGAGTACCTCGTCACCGGTTATGGACACATTAACTACGACACCATCCCGAGTGTCGCTTACACCAACCCGGAAATCGCTGCCGTCGGTAAGACCGAAGAACAGCTCAAAGAAGCCGGGATCGAGTATCGCAAGGGGTCCTTCCCCTTCCTGGCCAACGGCCGGGCTCGCGCGATGGGACAGACAGAAGGACGCGTCAAAATGCTGGCCGATGCCAAGACCGACCGCGTCCTGGGCGTGCACATCCTGGGACCGCGTGCCGGGGATCTGATCGCCGAATGTGCCGTCGCCATGGAATTTGGTGCCAGCAGCGAAGACATCGCCCGTTGCTGCCATGCCCATCCGACCCTGGCAGAAGCCATCAAGGAAGCAGCACTGGCCGTCGATAAACGTACCCTCAACTTCTGAAATGCAACCGCAGGCCTGTCAGCTTTCAGAAACCGTTTTCCCCACGCCGGAAGAAAATCTGGCGCTGGAGGAAAGCCTGCTCTACCAGATCAACGAACAGGATTCCGCCGGCTGCCTGAGGCTCTGGGAAGTCGACCAGTACACGGTCATCATGGGCAGCTCGAATCAGACGTCCTGTAACGTGGATCTGGAAGCCTGCCGACGGGATCAGATTCCGGTCCTCCGTCGCTGTACCGGCGGGGGAACAGTGCTGCTCGGCCCCGGTTGTTTTATCTTCTCCCTGTTCCTGCGGATCTCCCCGGATCAGCATCTGGCAGGCATCGAAGCCACCACCCGCGACATCCTGGACCGCATCCGCGACACCCTCAACACGCGTTTCCCGAAACATGACATCGACCTGCAGGGAATCAGCGACTTGACGATTGAGGGTCACAAATTCTCAGGCAACTCGCAAAGATGGCTGACGCGCACGCTGCTGCATCACGGTACCATTCTCTACGATTTCGACCTCGATCTGATTTCCCGCTACCTGACCAGCCCGGAGCGGGAACCCGAATACCGTTCGCACCGCAGTCACCTGGAATTCGTCACCAACTACCCGGCGACAGCAGCTGAACTCAGGCAGGCCTTGATCGACACCTGGCAGGCAGACCAGGGAGAACCCGTGCTGCCCGTCGCACGTGTCCAACAGCTGGTCACGGAAAAATACGCGACGGAGAAATGGAATCTCCGCCGCTGAGATCATGTTCCGTTAAGTCAAAGCGCCCTGCATGGGCTGTTCGCTGTCTTCCGGGTTTGGCTCCGCAAAATGATCTTCGATCACTCGCATCTCTTTCCAGCGTCCCGCCTGGAACCGAATCAGGTAACCGATTCCCATGATCGAGATATAGGAAGTACAGGCCACCCAGCTGCCAAACAGCTTTTCGTCGGCGTCCGCATACATCCAGATCAGGAACGTGGGAATTACCATCACCGCCCAGCCGGTCAACAGCGAGAAGAACATACAGAAACGCGTATCGCCGGCACCACGGATGGCCGATCCAAAGACGACCACCAGGGCATCGAAGAACGAGAAC
This window harbors:
- the lpdA gene encoding dihydrolipoyl dehydrogenase, encoding MNHDLVIIGAGPGGYIAAIRAAQLGLNVACIEKERMLGGTCLRVGCIPSKALLESSELYREAEHTFKDRGINVGDLELDLEKMLSQKDRTVKTMGGGIDSLFKKNKITRYSGHATITAPGKVVVDDGNEQTELDAKNILIATGSEPSTLPGIELDGDKVGTSTEALAYDEVPKHLVVIGGGVIGLELGAVWNRLGAKVTVLEYLDRILPTTDTEIAKEAQKIFEKQGLEFQLGCRVTGVKVNKKTCDVEIADSKSIRCDRVLVAVGRRPNTENLGLENVGIEVDQRGFIPVNAHFETSAKGVYAIGDVIGGAMLAHKAEDEGVAFAEYLVTGYGHINYDTIPSVAYTNPEIAAVGKTEEQLKEAGIEYRKGSFPFLANGRARAMGQTEGRVKMLADAKTDRVLGVHILGPRAGDLIAECAVAMEFGASSEDIARCCHAHPTLAEAIKEAALAVDKRTLNF
- a CDS encoding biotin/lipoate A/B protein ligase family protein, with amino-acid sequence MQPQACQLSETVFPTPEENLALEESLLYQINEQDSAGCLRLWEVDQYTVIMGSSNQTSCNVDLEACRRDQIPVLRRCTGGGTVLLGPGCFIFSLFLRISPDQHLAGIEATTRDILDRIRDTLNTRFPKHDIDLQGISDLTIEGHKFSGNSQRWLTRTLLHHGTILYDFDLDLISRYLTSPEREPEYRSHRSHLEFVTNYPATAAELRQALIDTWQADQGEPVLPVARVQQLVTEKYATEKWNLRR